The Opitutaceae bacterium genome window below encodes:
- the malQ gene encoding 4-alpha-glucanotransferase, producing the protein MDSTEAASTNEHDGPPLFSWLKERGAGVLMHPTSLPGDQGVGTFDGAVDRFLDFLAQAGLKYWQICPLGPTGYGDSPYQCFSAFAGNPYLIDLDALVGFGLLKAESLAPLRQLSRERVDFGALYHLKWPLLREAFQAYLANPVSLPYGDFGAFKERHAHWLNDYGYFRALKDHYQGKPWSEWPKDTCAHASAQKSVLKAWLAPQIEAHMFCQYLFFGQWERVRAAAVERGIQVIGDVPIFVAFDSADVWANTSLFEIDATTSLPVAVAGVPPDYFSDDGQLWGNPLYRWDVHAKENYDWWIRRMRSSFELHDIVRIDHFRGFDEYWRIPFPAETARVGAWVAGPGLDLFQAIRNAFPEARIIAEDLGDLTPSVEALRARTGLPGMAVLQFAFGSESDNAYLPHNHARNSVVYPGTHDNNTGIGWYASASERERDHVRRYFSVNGNEIGWDLLRAAYRSTCRLAIIPIQDMLSLDASGRFNTPGVPHGNWQWRYRSAQLDALSGGTAAYLKSLGELYGR; encoded by the coding sequence ATGGATTCCACCGAAGCAGCTTCAACAAACGAGCATGACGGCCCGCCGCTTTTTTCCTGGCTGAAGGAACGCGGAGCGGGCGTTCTGATGCACCCGACGTCGCTTCCCGGCGACCAGGGAGTCGGTACCTTCGATGGGGCCGTCGACCGCTTCCTGGATTTCCTTGCACAGGCCGGCCTGAAATACTGGCAGATCTGCCCCCTTGGTCCCACGGGTTATGGCGACTCGCCCTACCAGTGCTTTTCCGCCTTCGCGGGCAATCCCTATCTCATCGATCTCGACGCGCTGGTTGGGTTCGGTCTTCTGAAGGCGGAATCCCTCGCCCCCCTGCGCCAGCTCAGCCGCGAACGGGTCGATTTCGGTGCGCTTTACCACTTGAAGTGGCCGCTGCTGAGGGAGGCGTTTCAAGCCTATCTCGCAAATCCGGTGAGCCTGCCCTATGGGGATTTTGGTGCGTTCAAGGAAAGGCATGCCCACTGGCTCAACGACTATGGCTACTTTCGCGCACTCAAGGATCACTACCAGGGCAAACCCTGGTCGGAGTGGCCGAAGGACACGTGCGCGCATGCCTCCGCCCAGAAATCAGTGCTGAAGGCCTGGCTCGCACCCCAGATTGAGGCCCACATGTTCTGCCAGTATCTGTTCTTTGGACAATGGGAACGGGTGCGTGCGGCGGCGGTGGAGCGCGGCATTCAGGTCATCGGAGACGTGCCGATCTTTGTGGCTTTTGACAGCGCCGACGTCTGGGCGAACACTTCGCTTTTTGAGATCGATGCCACGACCAGCCTGCCTGTCGCCGTGGCCGGCGTGCCTCCCGACTACTTTTCGGACGATGGCCAGCTCTGGGGCAATCCGCTCTACCGCTGGGACGTCCATGCCAAGGAGAACTATGACTGGTGGATCAGGCGCATGCGGTCCTCCTTCGAACTCCACGACATTGTGCGCATCGATCATTTCCGCGGCTTTGACGAATACTGGCGCATTCCCTTTCCGGCGGAGACGGCGAGGGTGGGTGCCTGGGTTGCGGGTCCCGGCCTCGATTTGTTCCAGGCGATCAGAAACGCGTTTCCCGAGGCGCGCATCATCGCGGAGGACCTGGGTGACCTGACGCCCTCCGTCGAGGCATTGCGCGCCCGGACCGGACTCCCGGGGATGGCCGTGCTCCAGTTCGCCTTTGGATCGGAGAGCGACAATGCGTACCTGCCGCACAATCACGCCCGGAACTCCGTCGTGTATCCAGGAACCCATGACAACAACACGGGCATCGGATGGTATGCCTCGGCTTCGGAGCGGGAGCGGGACCATGTCCGGCGATATTTCAGTGTGAATGGAAACGAAATCGGCTGGGACCTGCTGCGTGCGGCGTATCGCTCCACATGCCGGCTGGCGATCATTCCGATTCAGGACATGCTCAGTCTCGATGCGTCCGGACGGTTCAACACACCCGGTGTGCCGCACGGGAACTGGCAGTGGCGTTATCGCTCCGCGCAGTTGGATGCGCTGTCCGGTGGAACGGCGGCCTATTTGAAGTCGCTTGGGGAACTCTATGGCCGATAG
- a CDS encoding DUF2062 domain-containing protein, whose product MKLPLWALRLMHRSRLSRSRLKGGWIHSRLGDRILDKKLWRPTHESLARAWLVGFPITVVPFLPAQSLFAVIAALCVRGNLLLCIALQFLSTPLTAPVQLSACYFVGELVRGMNPAQVWRHVASHPREVFTREGVISLYLGAFVIGIIGGCLGYAIIRKVWREKPRPQRMSVPVAKAPTAAAKSWPQPPSTTTRSS is encoded by the coding sequence ATGAAGCTTCCTTTATGGGCACTACGGCTGATGCATCGCAGCCGGCTTTCCCGGAGCCGGCTGAAGGGAGGGTGGATTCACTCCCGGCTGGGCGACCGCATTCTCGACAAGAAGCTCTGGCGGCCAACGCATGAGTCGCTGGCGCGCGCCTGGCTGGTCGGGTTTCCGATCACGGTCGTGCCGTTTCTCCCCGCGCAGTCGCTGTTTGCAGTGATTGCCGCGCTTTGCGTGCGTGGAAACCTGCTGCTTTGCATTGCGCTTCAGTTCCTTTCCACGCCATTGACGGCGCCTGTTCAGCTTTCCGCGTGCTATTTTGTTGGGGAGCTCGTGCGCGGGATGAACCCGGCCCAGGTCTGGCGCCACGTCGCCTCGCATCCCCGCGAAGTGTTTACGCGCGAGGGCGTGATTTCGCTCTATCTGGGTGCGTTCGTGATCGGGATCATAGGCGGATGCCTTGGTTATGCGATCATTCGCAAGGTCTGGCGTGAGAAGCCCCGGCCGCAGCGCATGTCCGTGCCGGTTGCCAAGGCACCCACGGCTGCCGCCAAGTCCTGGCCGCAGCCACCCTCAACGACAACGCGCTCATCCTGA
- a CDS encoding P-II family nitrogen regulator: MKLIIAVIKPFKLEEVKEGLMEIGVEGMTVTEVKGFGRQKGHTEMYRGSEYTVDFLPKVRLEIVVGDDMADRVVRTVLARAKTGKIGDGKVFVLPVEQAIRIRTEETGDSAI; this comes from the coding sequence ATGAAACTCATCATTGCTGTCATCAAACCCTTCAAGCTCGAGGAAGTGAAGGAAGGCCTGATGGAGATCGGCGTCGAAGGCATGACCGTCACGGAGGTCAAGGGCTTCGGCCGCCAGAAGGGTCACACCGAAATGTATCGGGGAAGCGAATACACCGTCGATTTCCTGCCCAAGGTGCGGCTTGAGATCGTCGTCGGGGACGACATGGCGGACCGCGTGGTCCGGACCGTACTGGCGAGGGCCAAGACGGGCAAGATCGGGGACGGCAAGGTCTTCGTTCTGCCCGTCGAGCAGGCGATCCGCATCCGCACCGAGGAAACGGGCGACAGCGCCATCTGA
- a CDS encoding ATP-binding cassette domain-containing protein produces the protein MIEARQLTKVFHDRKRGEVRAVDSVSFTCHPGRIYGLLGVNGAGKTTILRMLATLLQPTGGSASVAGISVTEHPDAVRARLGFLAASTALYGRLTARETISYFGKLNGMHPEQIAARTEVLAAELQMHEFLDRRVDRFSTGMKQKTSIARTLVHDPEVIILDEPTLGLDVLAARTIVAFVRDCRDRGKTVIYSTHIMSEVEKLCDRVGVVHGGRLLAEGSHEELKAHTGASDMEEVFLRTIGAEAVP, from the coding sequence ATGATTGAAGCGCGACAACTGACCAAGGTTTTCCACGACCGGAAGCGGGGTGAGGTGCGAGCCGTGGATTCGGTGTCATTCACCTGCCATCCGGGCAGAATCTACGGGCTCCTCGGGGTAAATGGAGCGGGAAAGACCACGATCCTGCGCATGCTCGCCACGCTCCTGCAGCCAACAGGCGGAAGCGCAAGTGTCGCGGGAATCTCCGTCACCGAGCATCCTGATGCCGTGCGGGCCAGGCTCGGTTTTCTCGCGGCGAGCACCGCGCTCTACGGCCGCCTGACGGCGCGGGAGACCATCTCCTATTTCGGAAAACTCAACGGCATGCACCCGGAACAGATCGCCGCACGCACCGAGGTCCTGGCAGCGGAGCTGCAGATGCACGAATTTCTGGACCGGCGTGTCGACAGGTTCTCCACGGGCATGAAGCAGAAGACCTCGATTGCACGGACTCTTGTCCACGATCCGGAGGTCATCATCCTCGACGAGCCCACGCTCGGGCTCGATGTGCTCGCCGCACGCACGATAGTGGCGTTTGTACGCGACTGCCGCGATCGGGGAAAAACGGTCATCTATTCGACCCATATCATGAGCGAGGTTGAAAAATTGTGCGACAGGGTCGGCGTCGTGCATGGCGGCCGCCTGCTGGCCGAAGGCTCGCACGAGGAGCTCAAGGCGCACACCGGAGCGTCCGACATGGAGGAGGTCTTTCTCCGGACAATCGGCGCGGAGGCGGTGCCATGA
- a CDS encoding ABC transporter permease, translated as MNARQVGTVYLKELTDALRDRRTLVSMFVVPTLLIPVMFFAFGAFTTRIMRKARAETQAVMVMGGADSPRVLSALRSHPRLKLLPAAPDFRRRISDKSLRAAIEIPAGFDRSIDEGRPASVRIFTYEGELRSNFAAGEIDRFLREYREKLIRTRLEDRGIPRSVLKPFEITRENVAPPEKVGGNLIGGLIPCVIILLSFSGAMYPAMDLTAGEKERGTMETLLCSPAGRREIALGKFLMVLTASLATVLLSALSTAATLATGVFLLARDTMAAVSKTADGAARAALPSIDPAGFLLSLTMVLPVAVLFSSGLIALSLFAKSYKEAQSYVSPLVIVVLLPAMLATLPGVDLNATLACVPILNVALLCKELVSGIFNWGYISLIFVSTSVYAALGLLLAERMFNRESVLFRS; from the coding sequence ATGAACGCACGCCAGGTCGGCACGGTCTATCTGAAGGAGCTGACTGACGCACTGCGCGACCGCCGCACGCTCGTCTCGATGTTCGTGGTGCCCACGCTGCTCATACCGGTCATGTTCTTCGCCTTCGGCGCGTTCACGACACGGATCATGCGCAAGGCGCGCGCGGAAACGCAGGCAGTCATGGTCATGGGCGGCGCGGACTCCCCCCGCGTGCTCTCGGCTCTCAGGTCGCACCCGCGACTGAAGCTCCTTCCCGCGGCTCCTGACTTCCGAAGGCGCATTTCCGACAAATCGCTCCGCGCCGCCATTGAGATTCCCGCGGGATTCGACCGTTCAATCGATGAAGGGCGCCCCGCCAGCGTGCGGATTTTCACCTACGAGGGCGAACTGCGCTCCAACTTTGCCGCGGGCGAGATCGACCGTTTCCTCCGGGAATACCGGGAAAAGCTCATTCGGACGAGACTCGAGGACCGGGGCATTCCACGATCGGTGCTCAAGCCCTTCGAGATCACCCGCGAAAATGTCGCCCCTCCGGAAAAGGTCGGCGGCAACCTGATCGGCGGGCTGATCCCCTGCGTGATCATTCTGCTGTCGTTCTCCGGAGCCATGTACCCGGCCATGGATCTCACCGCCGGCGAAAAGGAGCGCGGCACGATGGAAACGCTCCTCTGCAGCCCGGCAGGCCGCCGTGAAATCGCCCTTGGAAAATTCCTGATGGTCCTGACCGCGTCGCTCGCGACCGTCCTGCTCTCGGCGTTGTCGACGGCCGCCACCCTGGCCACCGGCGTCTTCCTTCTTGCAAGGGACACCATGGCGGCGGTTTCGAAGACCGCGGATGGCGCCGCCCGCGCCGCACTGCCTTCGATCGATCCCGCCGGATTCCTGCTCTCGCTCACCATGGTCCTGCCCGTCGCCGTGCTCTTTTCCTCCGGGCTCATCGCGCTCTCGCTCTTCGCCAAGAGCTACAAGGAGGCCCAGAGCTACGTCTCGCCGCTGGTGATCGTGGTCCTGCTGCCCGCCATGCTTGCGACACTGCCGGGCGTCGATCTCAACGCGACGCTCGCCTGCGTGCCCATCCTGAACGTCGCCCTGCTCTGCAAGGAGCTCGTGTCGGGAATCTTCAACTGGGGATACATCAGCCTCATCTTCGTTTCGACCTCCGTCTACGCCGCGCTCGGCCTCCTTCTCGCTGAACGGATGTTCAACCGCGAGAGCGTCCTCTTCCGCTCCTGA
- a CDS encoding response regulator — MNLVKKVLVVHNDPRLKRRLVLSLADAGFDVRAFLAPDAAVEAARNEWFDLALVAEQLPDFTGLQIFDSLKQVQPTAPVALLSEAPELALVVKCIRLGVADVIPLGEDLRQTVRRVRDLLHPGTLPAGDETGVTPADLAEVEQTLARMSQDAGGAAAAVDAAPAQALRDELIQLMKERDELEARLQRTIHERNALESEVKALLIQHSDATMQQAELAELRTQRERVTAAQEAIEAKARALSDQREEIDRERTLLESERQELEAKLSMPMLPEWAASAEEVAAMRDRVHKDEARQRDTAMQLQQEAARIARERRRWHDDMDLLREQEKNLKEYETRLRKVQTQLEADRVLWFSTTARPETKSPFDDGALREAWQKLQRASELLESERAHVRNDRLYTQEKETVLKTREEQLAARELKVAEAETRATARLAAAPTAAPASSSSMRTLARAPLEMAKSVFGGSKK; from the coding sequence ATGAATCTCGTCAAGAAAGTCCTGGTCGTTCACAATGACCCCCGGTTGAAGCGGCGCCTCGTGCTGTCGCTGGCCGATGCTGGCTTCGACGTGCGCGCCTTCCTGGCTCCGGATGCGGCCGTGGAGGCGGCGCGAAACGAGTGGTTCGACCTCGCACTGGTCGCCGAACAGCTTCCCGACTTCACCGGACTGCAGATCTTCGACTCCCTGAAGCAGGTGCAGCCGACGGCTCCGGTCGCACTGCTGTCCGAAGCGCCCGAACTCGCCCTGGTCGTGAAATGCATCCGACTCGGCGTCGCCGATGTCATTCCTCTCGGCGAGGACCTGCGCCAGACGGTGCGCCGGGTTCGCGATCTCCTCCATCCGGGCACGCTTCCCGCCGGGGACGAAACCGGCGTCACCCCCGCCGATCTCGCGGAGGTCGAGCAGACCCTTGCGCGCATGAGCCAGGATGCGGGCGGCGCGGCCGCCGCCGTGGACGCCGCACCCGCGCAGGCGCTGCGCGACGAACTGATTCAACTGATGAAGGAGCGCGATGAACTCGAGGCGCGGCTCCAGCGCACGATTCACGAACGCAACGCTCTCGAATCGGAGGTGAAGGCCCTGCTGATCCAGCACTCCGACGCCACGATGCAGCAGGCGGAACTCGCCGAGCTGCGCACACAGCGCGAACGCGTGACCGCCGCCCAGGAGGCGATCGAGGCGAAGGCCCGCGCCCTGAGCGACCAGCGCGAGGAGATAGATCGCGAGCGAACGCTCCTCGAGTCCGAACGCCAGGAGCTTGAGGCGAAGCTTTCCATGCCCATGCTGCCGGAATGGGCGGCTTCGGCGGAAGAGGTCGCGGCCATGCGGGATCGCGTCCACAAGGACGAGGCCCGCCAGCGCGACACCGCCATGCAGCTCCAGCAGGAGGCCGCCAGGATTGCGCGGGAGCGCCGCCGATGGCACGACGACATGGACCTGCTGCGCGAGCAGGAGAAGAATCTGAAGGAATACGAAACCCGGCTGCGCAAGGTGCAGACGCAGCTCGAGGCCGATCGCGTGCTTTGGTTCAGCACCACGGCGCGTCCTGAAACGAAGTCCCCCTTCGACGACGGCGCACTTCGCGAGGCCTGGCAGAAACTGCAGCGCGCCAGCGAGCTTCTCGAGAGCGAACGCGCCCATGTGCGGAACGACCGTCTCTACACCCAGGAGAAGGAGACGGTGCTGAAGACCCGGGAGGAACAGCTCGCAGCACGCGAGCTGAAAGTCGCCGAGGCTGAGACCCGCGCAACGGCGCGCCTGGCAGCCGCGCCGACCGCGGCACCCGCCTCTTCAAGTTCGATGCGCACGCTCGCACGCGCACCCTTGGAGATGGCGAAATCGGTCTTCGGCGGCTCCAAGAAGTAG
- a CDS encoding thymidine phosphorylase: MSTVSPFPQHIIARKRDGHALTDSEINAFVRGATDASWEKYQLSALLMAIYIKGMTPGETAALTNAMMRSGVVADLSRVPGIKVDKHSTGGVGDKVSIPLAPMVAACGVPVPMISGRGLGHSGGTLDKLESIPGFTTALSLAAFQSQVERIGCALIGQTSDLAPADRTLYALRDVTATVECMPLICASILSKKLAEGIDALVLDVKFGSGAFMKTITEARALAESLVSVGRAAGKQVRALLTAMNEPLGRNVGNALEIEESIACLQGSGPADLMEVTFALGSHMLMLGGVAGDAAEARATLSQSLESGAALAKFREIVAAQGGDLKAIDKPSLLPRTGRNIPILSPQDGYVVRVDAMEIALAALDLGAGRARADDAIDPAVGISHLVKTGEKVARHQPLCTLHVNREDRLASAIEHVKNAIGLDARPLPAAPLIAEEIV, from the coding sequence ATGTCCACCGTCTCGCCATTTCCCCAGCACATCATCGCCCGCAAGCGGGATGGCCACGCGCTGACCGACTCAGAGATCAACGCGTTCGTCCGCGGGGCAACGGATGCATCGTGGGAAAAGTACCAGCTCAGTGCGCTGCTGATGGCCATCTACATCAAAGGCATGACACCAGGCGAAACCGCGGCGCTGACAAATGCCATGATGCGATCCGGTGTTGTGGCTGACTTGTCCCGGGTTCCCGGCATCAAGGTCGACAAGCATTCCACCGGCGGTGTGGGCGACAAGGTTTCCATTCCGCTCGCCCCCATGGTGGCCGCCTGCGGCGTTCCCGTGCCGATGATCAGCGGCCGCGGCCTCGGGCACTCCGGCGGAACCCTCGACAAGCTCGAATCGATTCCCGGCTTCACCACCGCGCTGTCACTCGCGGCTTTCCAGTCCCAGGTCGAACGCATCGGGTGCGCGCTCATCGGACAGACCAGCGACCTCGCGCCGGCGGATCGCACGCTCTATGCGCTGCGCGATGTCACAGCCACCGTGGAATGCATGCCGCTGATCTGCGCATCCATTCTGTCGAAGAAGCTGGCCGAGGGCATCGACGCGCTTGTGCTCGACGTGAAGTTTGGAAGCGGCGCGTTCATGAAGACGATCACCGAAGCCCGGGCCCTCGCGGAATCACTCGTCAGCGTGGGACGCGCCGCCGGCAAGCAAGTACGGGCCCTGCTCACCGCAATGAACGAACCCCTCGGACGCAATGTCGGCAATGCGCTCGAAATCGAGGAATCCATAGCCTGTCTTCAGGGCAGCGGTCCTGCGGATCTGATGGAGGTCACCTTCGCCCTCGGGTCCCACATGCTCATGCTCGGAGGAGTCGCCGGCGATGCCGCCGAGGCGCGTGCAACATTGAGCCAGTCGCTGGAATCAGGGGCCGCCCTGGCAAAGTTTCGCGAGATCGTCGCAGCGCAGGGAGGCGACCTGAAAGCCATCGACAAACCGTCGCTGCTCCCTCGGACGGGGCGCAATATCCCCATCCTGTCACCACAGGATGGATACGTCGTCAGGGTCGATGCCATGGAAATCGCGCTCGCCGCCCTGGATCTCGGTGCGGGGCGCGCGCGCGCGGACGATGCCATCGATCCCGCCGTCGGCATTTCCCACCTGGTGAAGACCGGCGAAAAGGTCGCACGGCACCAGCCGCTCTGCACGCTTCATGTCAATCGTGAGGACCGCTTGGCCAGCGCAATCGAGCATGTCAAGAACGCCATCGGCCTGGACGCCCGCCCGCTCCCGGCCGCGCCCCTGATTGCGGAAGAAATCGTCTGA
- the mazF gene encoding endoribonuclease MazF: protein MSYIPQRGDIVWLSFDPQAGHEQAGRRPAFVLSPESYNRKTGLFLACPITSRAKGYPFEIVLPDGLAVSGVILADQVKSLDWKVRRAEFASATDDNVLNEVVSLVLPLIDESA, encoded by the coding sequence ATGAGCTACATACCTCAAAGAGGTGATATTGTATGGCTCAGCTTTGATCCCCAAGCCGGGCATGAGCAGGCCGGTCGGCGTCCAGCATTTGTCTTATCGCCCGAGTCGTACAATCGAAAGACCGGTCTGTTTCTCGCTTGTCCAATAACCTCCAGAGCGAAGGGCTATCCGTTCGAGATAGTTCTTCCCGACGGGTTGGCAGTCAGTGGCGTGATTCTTGCCGATCAGGTCAAGAGTCTTGATTGGAAGGTGCGGCGGGCAGAGTTTGCCTCGGCGACGGACGACAATGTTCTGAATGAGGTCGTTTCGCTGGTTCTACCGCTGATCGACGAAAGCGCCTAA
- a CDS encoding AbrB/MazE/SpoVT family DNA-binding domain-containing protein, which translates to MKTAVQRWGNSLALRIPRAYAAETKISEGSEVELSLKSGALIIRPLVRRRHALADLLKGVRASNRHDAIETGQAVGREVW; encoded by the coding sequence ATGAAAACTGCGGTTCAACGTTGGGGAAACAGCCTGGCTCTCAGGATTCCGCGGGCATATGCCGCCGAAACGAAGATATCCGAAGGCTCTGAAGTGGAATTGAGCTTGAAGTCCGGCGCGCTAATAATTCGCCCGCTTGTTCGAAGGCGACATGCATTGGCAGATCTTTTGAAGGGGGTTCGTGCTTCCAATCGACACGATGCGATTGAGACCGGACAAGCCGTGGGCAGGGAAGTCTGGTGA